The proteins below come from a single Mus musculus strain C57BL/6J chromosome 5, GRCm38.p6 C57BL/6J genomic window:
- the AA792892 gene encoding uncharacterized protein LOC100554: MSGQTPPTRTLLTHEALIKSSLEELPTVVFPALFKEVFAGRHTNLLKAMVAAWPFPCLPVGPLIKKPNLETLQALLDGVDMRLTREFHPRCLMTPFETFSITQCLISQRDFDFFSCSHNLFKLKHLEIRGMILYALDLMPLRGLLQKVADTLEFLDFQWCRMKDSQINALLPALSQCTHLNQINFYNNDFSMSTLKELLQHTANWSKMNVEQCPAPLQCYNELGHVSVERFVQLCQELMYTLRAIRQPKSISFATDSCHKCCKPCVYDQDPILCSCFQ, from the exons ATGAGTGGTCAGACCCCACCCACACGCACTCTGCTGACACATGAAGCTTTGATCAAGTCCTCTCTGGAGGAGTTGCCTACTGTGGTCTTCCCAGCACTATTCAAAGAGGTCTTTGCTGGCAGACACACCAATCTCCTAAAGGCAATGGtggcagcctggcctttcccCTGTCTCCCTGTGGGACCATTGATAAAGAAGCCTAACCTAGAAACCTTGCAAGCTCTGCTAGATGGAGTAGACATGAGACTGACAAGAGAGTTTCACCCCAG GTGCCTGATGACTCCCTTCGAGACCTTCTCCATCACCCAATGCCTAATTTCACAGAGagactttgatttcttttcttgctcCCACAACCTCTTTAAATTAAAACATCTGGAAATAAGAGGGATGATCTTATATGCTTTGGATCTTATGCCTCTGAGAGGTCTCCTACAAAAAGTAGCAGACACTCTTGAGTTTCTGGATTTTCAGTGGTGTAGGATGAAGGACTCCCAGATCAATGCCCTCCTACCTGCCCTCAGTCAATGCACTCACCTCAACCAGATCAACTTCTACAACAATGACTTCTCCATGTCCACCCTGAAGGAGCTTTTACAGCACACAGCCAACTGGAGCAAGATGAATGTGGAACAATGCCCTGCCCCTCTGCAGTGCTATAATGAGTTGGGTCAtgtctctgtagaaagatttgTCCAACTTTGTCAGGAGCTCATGTATACTCTCAGAGctataaggcagcccaagagcatCTCTTTTGCTACAGATAGCTGTCACAAATGTTGTAAGCCCTGTGTCTATGACCAGGACCCTatactttgttcttgttttcagtAA